In Vibrio japonicus, one DNA window encodes the following:
- a CDS encoding ABC transporter ATP-binding protein, whose protein sequence is MDTNNPPPVIELSQVAFTWPGNDSPTLAIPHLQFQQGEHLFVKGPSGCGKSTLLSLLTGINTATEGKVKVLNQSLSDLSGSNRDKFRADHIGYIFQQFNLLPYLSVIENVILPCQFSKKRRSQVSGDLRDQAKTLLDKLHLSESLMNKPVVELSIGQQQRVAAARALIGKPKLIIADEPTSSLDYDNRTAFIELLLDQVNHANSTLIFVSHDPTLEPLFDRSVDLREINQAGGKQ, encoded by the coding sequence ATGGACACCAATAACCCACCACCTGTTATCGAATTAAGCCAGGTCGCGTTTACCTGGCCCGGTAATGACTCTCCGACACTTGCTATCCCTCATCTACAATTCCAACAGGGTGAACACCTGTTTGTAAAAGGGCCTAGTGGTTGTGGAAAATCAACGTTACTCAGCCTTCTTACCGGTATCAACACAGCGACAGAAGGAAAAGTAAAAGTACTAAACCAAAGCCTTTCGGACTTATCTGGCAGCAACAGAGATAAGTTTCGAGCTGACCATATTGGCTATATATTTCAGCAATTTAACCTATTGCCTTATCTCAGCGTCATTGAGAATGTGATTCTTCCGTGCCAATTTTCCAAGAAACGACGCTCACAGGTTTCAGGCGACTTACGAGACCAAGCAAAAACGTTGCTCGATAAACTTCACCTCTCCGAATCTTTAATGAACAAACCTGTCGTAGAACTCAGTATCGGGCAACAACAGAGAGTAGCGGCCGCGCGTGCATTAATCGGCAAACCAAAATTGATCATTGCTGATGAACCCACATCGTCTCTGGACTATGACAACCGGACCGCATTTATTGAGCTACTCCTAGATCAAGTCAATCACGCCAATTCTACGCTGATATTTGTTAGCCACGATCCAACCTTAGAGCCTCTGTTTGATCGCAGTGTCGATCTGAGAGAGATCAACCAAGCAGGAGGCAAACAATGA
- the zrgA gene encoding zinc uptake protein ZrgA: MNKYSPLAALIALTLSHSVAAEENFRQHDAHVHGEVELNIAQDGAEILFEITAPGADVVGFEHAPTTDEQRHTLKQAEVHLSDASAIFTLAEEAGCSVKHQVVSHTLGEDDDHDHDHDHEDHSDEHHDHKHEEHENHHDHKEGHDEHHEHSDHGEFTVEYHYQCENITQLKTISTSWFERFPTTEAIKMNLLTETKQASSRLDKNNNIISL, from the coding sequence ATGAACAAGTATTCACCACTTGCTGCGCTTATCGCACTAACACTGAGCCACTCTGTCGCTGCTGAAGAAAACTTTCGTCAACATGATGCCCATGTCCATGGGGAAGTAGAACTCAACATCGCACAAGATGGCGCTGAGATTCTGTTTGAAATTACCGCTCCAGGTGCAGATGTGGTTGGCTTTGAGCATGCCCCAACAACAGATGAACAACGCCATACATTAAAACAAGCAGAAGTTCATCTAAGCGATGCGAGTGCTATTTTCACCCTCGCAGAAGAAGCAGGTTGCAGCGTGAAGCACCAAGTCGTGTCTCATACACTCGGAGAGGATGACGACCACGACCACGACCACGACCACGAAGATCATAGCGATGAGCACCATGATCACAAGCACGAAGAGCATGAAAATCATCATGACCATAAAGAAGGCCACGATGAACATCATGAGCATTCAGATCATGGTGAGTTTACTGTCGAGTACCACTACCAGTGTGAAAATATTACTCAGCTAAAAACGATCAGTACTTCATGGTTCGAGCGATTCCCGACCACCGAAGCAATCAAAATGAACCTATTAACTGAAACTAAGCAGGCTTCATCACGCCTAGATAAAAACAACAACATCATTTCTCTATAA
- a CDS encoding DUF2607 domain-containing protein, whose amino-acid sequence MLTLWMDVAFVDHQYDLSPAQHHEHHCQLFSCAQHGASAATVSTPDSSLPDLFIKGEEYQCSTINAFAYQARSPPNHLNT is encoded by the coding sequence ATGTTGACGCTATGGATGGATGTCGCCTTTGTTGACCACCAATATGATCTTTCTCCAGCTCAACACCATGAGCACCATTGCCAACTCTTTTCTTGTGCGCAGCATGGTGCCAGCGCCGCCACTGTTTCTACGCCAGACTCATCACTGCCTGATCTCTTTATAAAAGGTGAGGAGTACCAATGTTCCACCATAAACGCATTTGCCTATCAGGCACGCTCACCGCCTAATCATCTTAACACTTGA
- a CDS encoding YtfJ family protein, with protein MKTKTLIALAIACSPTFASAHNISLGNALPSVVIQEHGEIIIQDDSTAYQKWSSQSLKGKVRVIHAIAGRSSAKEMNAPLMAAITAAKFPQQSYQTTSIINQDDAIWGTGSFVKSSAEDSKQAFPWSSMVLDENGTVAKTWDLTPESSTIIVQDKQGKVLFVKEGALNESEVKQVLGLISDNI; from the coding sequence ATGAAAACTAAAACGTTAATCGCTCTTGCTATTGCATGCTCTCCAACGTTTGCATCAGCACACAACATCTCTCTAGGTAACGCACTACCCAGCGTTGTCATTCAAGAACATGGTGAGATAATCATTCAAGATGACTCAACCGCTTACCAAAAATGGTCGAGTCAAAGCTTGAAAGGGAAAGTACGAGTCATCCACGCTATCGCAGGAAGAAGCAGCGCTAAAGAAATGAACGCACCACTGATGGCTGCGATTACAGCCGCAAAGTTCCCTCAGCAGAGCTATCAAACTACATCCATCATCAACCAAGATGATGCGATCTGGGGCACTGGCTCTTTCGTAAAATCTTCCGCTGAAGACAGTAAACAAGCATTTCCCTGGTCTTCCATGGTGCTTGACGAAAACGGGACAGTGGCAAAAACTTGGGATCTAACTCCAGAGTCTTCCACGATCATTGTCCAAGATAAACAAGGCAAAGTGCTGTTCGTAAAAGAAGGCGCGCTTAATGAAAGTGAAGTGAAACAAGTGCTTGGACTAATTTCAGATAACATCTGA
- a CDS encoding DUF1107 domain-containing protein: MLREFTAYRPRQVARFVKTLFKGQFTIEGIGEFSFDNGKVLVPDVSNRQMLITYKEINQEIKALSA, translated from the coding sequence ATGCTGCGCGAATTTACTGCTTACAGACCACGCCAAGTGGCGCGATTTGTTAAGACACTATTTAAAGGTCAGTTTACTATTGAGGGAATTGGCGAATTCTCGTTTGATAACGGGAAGGTGCTCGTGCCGGATGTGAGTAATCGTCAGATGCTCATCACGTACAAAGAGATTAACCAAGAAATCAAGGCATTATCTGCCTGA
- the msrA gene encoding peptide-methionine (S)-S-oxide reductase MsrA gives MLNKQNMITREEALPGRDAPMPLDDTHFVNQSSLTAEPEMGQDKILFGLGCFWGAERLFWQLEGVISTSVGYAGGYTKNPTYEEVCTGQTGHTEVVRVVFDPSVISLEELLKRFWERHDPTQGMRQGNDLGTQYRSAIYVYSDEQAQVVEKTKQAYQELLGESQITTEVQHAGPYYYAENYHQQYLAKNPEGYCGLGGTGVCFPPSK, from the coding sequence ATGCTCAATAAACAAAACATGATCACCCGAGAAGAAGCCCTGCCCGGACGCGATGCTCCCATGCCTTTGGATGACACTCACTTCGTCAATCAATCTAGTCTGACTGCTGAACCGGAAATGGGCCAAGATAAGATTCTCTTTGGATTGGGCTGCTTTTGGGGTGCAGAAAGGCTATTTTGGCAGCTAGAAGGCGTGATCAGCACATCCGTTGGCTATGCTGGCGGATACACAAAAAACCCGACCTATGAGGAAGTATGCACAGGTCAAACCGGTCACACAGAAGTCGTGCGAGTTGTCTTCGACCCTTCTGTGATAAGCCTTGAAGAACTGCTAAAAAGGTTTTGGGAAAGACACGATCCGACACAGGGTATGCGTCAGGGTAATGATCTGGGGACTCAATACCGTTCAGCTATCTATGTGTATAGCGATGAGCAAGCTCAAGTGGTAGAGAAAACGAAGCAAGCGTACCAAGAGTTACTCGGCGAGTCACAAATCACCACAGAAGTTCAGCACGCAGGCCCTTACTACTATGCAGAAAATTACCACCAGCAATACTTAGCTAAGAATCCAGAAGGATACTGCGGTTTAGGTGGAACAGGTGTCTGTTTCCCTCCGAGTAAGTAA
- the tamA gene encoding autotransporter assembly complex protein TamA, with amino-acid sequence MLRKPLPLLIAFLLSPTLAHAEEVDLTIKGLKGSAEDNVDAYLSSIPPEEYRTDLRFQARVQRIITEALNAVGYYHPTFKFEVSEQNNELIVTVNRGKPLIIKEADIQISGEAEGDVDFILLVKNSKLTKGRRLNHGDYDSLKSKIRNLALQKGYFDGSYSMTRLEVSPDLNQAFVRLHFDSGIRYHFGEHQITGSQIKLDRVESLAPFEQGDPYLVSSVGEFNQNLSNSDWFSSVLVEPDLSYLGQGRELPMKVSVEPQARNQLETGLGYSTDVGVRGSLKWKKPWVNSRGHSINSSLELSKPEQTITASYRIPQSDALNDYYSINYGLKNLDKRDTKSLESNISVGRTQRLENGWNRTVFIRYLLENFEQGLQDDSSQFLFGGISFARSRIRGGAMPHWGDSQQITLEYGDPSALSETRVTRVMGGMKWIRSAGENHRGLFRIDGAANFAEDYDKLSPSLRFFAGGDNNLRGYGYESISPLDESGSLTGAKYMLTTSLEYQYRLYGNWWGAVFYDYGDAFDDQPDFKRGTGAGIRWASPVGPIRLDFAWGLDQEPVSEYRIHFTLGPEL; translated from the coding sequence ATGTTACGAAAACCATTACCACTTTTGATTGCATTTCTACTTTCTCCAACATTAGCTCATGCCGAAGAAGTTGATCTTACAATCAAGGGTCTCAAAGGTAGTGCAGAAGACAACGTTGACGCTTACTTATCATCGATTCCTCCCGAAGAATACCGAACCGATTTACGTTTTCAAGCCAGAGTCCAGCGTATTATTACCGAGGCTTTAAATGCCGTAGGTTATTATCACCCTACGTTTAAATTTGAAGTGTCTGAGCAGAATAATGAATTGATTGTCACTGTGAATAGAGGCAAGCCACTGATTATCAAAGAGGCAGACATTCAAATTTCAGGTGAGGCTGAAGGCGATGTTGATTTTATTCTGCTTGTAAAAAACAGCAAGCTGACAAAAGGCAGACGCTTGAATCATGGAGACTATGACTCTCTAAAGTCGAAAATACGTAACCTTGCTTTGCAGAAAGGTTATTTCGATGGCAGTTATTCTATGACGCGTTTAGAAGTGTCTCCAGATCTTAATCAGGCATTTGTACGTTTGCATTTCGACAGTGGTATTCGATACCACTTTGGAGAACATCAGATCACGGGAAGCCAAATCAAGCTCGATCGTGTCGAGTCCCTGGCTCCATTCGAGCAAGGTGATCCTTACCTTGTTTCTAGCGTTGGCGAATTCAACCAAAACCTATCGAATTCAGATTGGTTCTCATCGGTCTTGGTGGAACCTGATTTGTCTTATCTGGGGCAGGGGCGAGAGCTACCAATGAAAGTGTCTGTGGAACCTCAAGCACGAAATCAATTAGAAACAGGTTTAGGTTACTCAACGGATGTCGGTGTCCGAGGTTCATTAAAATGGAAGAAACCATGGGTGAATAGCCGTGGTCACAGTATCAATAGTAGCCTTGAACTGTCTAAACCAGAGCAAACGATCACGGCCAGTTACCGAATTCCTCAGTCGGACGCTCTCAACGATTACTACAGTATCAACTATGGGCTAAAAAACCTTGATAAGCGTGATACGAAGAGTTTGGAGTCCAATATTTCAGTTGGTCGAACGCAGAGATTGGAGAATGGCTGGAACCGAACGGTCTTTATACGCTACCTACTAGAAAACTTTGAACAAGGTCTACAGGATGATAGTTCTCAGTTTTTATTCGGGGGCATTTCATTCGCCCGAAGTCGCATCCGTGGTGGCGCGATGCCACATTGGGGAGATAGCCAGCAGATCACTTTAGAGTATGGTGATCCTAGTGCACTATCTGAAACACGCGTGACACGTGTTATGGGTGGAATGAAGTGGATTCGCAGTGCGGGAGAAAACCATCGAGGGTTATTCCGTATCGATGGCGCGGCAAACTTTGCAGAAGATTACGATAAACTTTCGCCTTCTTTGCGTTTTTTCGCTGGTGGTGACAATAACCTGCGTGGTTATGGTTACGAATCTATTTCCCCTCTCGATGAAAGTGGCTCGTTAACGGGTGCTAAGTACATGCTTACGACTTCCCTGGAGTATCAATACCGGCTTTACGGAAACTGGTGGGGAGCCGTTTTTTATGACTACGGTGACGCGTTTGACGATCAGCCAGATTTTAAACGTGGTACGGGTGCAGGTATCCGCTGGGCATCGCCAGTTGGCCCAATCCGCTTAGATTTCGCATGGGGTCTTGATCAAGAACCTGTGAGCGAGTACAGAATTCACTTCACCTTGGGGCCTGAGCTATGA